Part of the Peptococcaceae bacterium genome is shown below.
ATGCTTGATTTGCGATTAGAAAATCATAAAAATAGCTTACATCGCAAAAAGCTCTGAAAATAAAAAAAGAATGTTTTAACCGCTTCGATATGATAAAATTGATCTTAAATATCACCAAGCAACAAACTGAAAGGGGGAACCATCCGTAATGAGCATTTCTTTAGCCGCTTCCCATGCCGCGGGCAAAGGCAAAGAAGGAGACGCCGTTTTCACCATATTGAAAAGGGCCAATGACGCGATTGCCGCGCTCGGGCCGGACAAGGTCGTCAATGCGTCAATCGGGGCTATTTATGACGAAGAGGAGAGATTTGCGGCCTTTAAATCCGTCAGTGAGTATTACCGTTCCATGCCGGACGAAGAGTTGATGAATTACGCTTCGATTGCCGGCCAGCCCGAATTTTTGGAGGCAGCCGTTGAATTCACTTTTGGGAACCACAAGCCCGAAAACGCCTATATCAAGGCGGTGGCCACTCCCGGAGGCACCGGGGCGGTAAGGCACGCTTTCTACAACTATCTGGAACAGGGGCAAAAGGCCTTGATCCCCGACTGGTTCTGGGGACCTTACCAGACCATCGCCGCCGAGCACCTGCGCGGCGTGGAGACTTACCGGATGTTCGACGAAAACAATAACTTCACCCTGGCTTCGGTTAAAGAAAAGACCGCAGAACTTTTAACAGCGCAGGACAGCGTCGTGATTGTTTTCAATACTCCGGGCCACAACCCGACCGGCTACAGCATGAGCATCGACGAATGGAGGGACGTGCTCGATTTCTTTAAAGAGTGCGCCGGCGACCGGAAGAAAAAGATGGTCCTGCTTTTGGACCTGGCCTATATAGACTATGTGCGGTCGCCGGATGAGGCCCGCGCCTTTATGAAGCTGTTCGGCGGCCTGCCGGAGAACATCCTGGTGACTATGGCCTTCAGCATGTCCAAGTCTTTCCTGCTGTACGGCATGCGTTGCGGCGCCTTCATCGGCATCAGCTCTTCCCCGGAGGTGGCGGAAGAGTTTTATCAGATCAACACCTACTCCTGCCGGGGAGTCTGGTCCAACGGGACCAGGGGCGCCCAGAAGCTGCTGGCGGAC
Proteins encoded:
- a CDS encoding aminotransferase class I/II-fold pyridoxal phosphate-dependent enzyme produces the protein MSISLAASHAAGKGKEGDAVFTILKRANDAIAALGPDKVVNASIGAIYDEEERFAAFKSVSEYYRSMPDEELMNYASIAGQPEFLEAAVEFTFGNHKPENAYIKAVATPGGTGAVRHAFYNYLEQGQKALIPDWFWGPYQTIAAEHLRGVETYRMFDENNNFTLASVKEKTAELLTAQDSVVIVFNTPGHNPTGYSMSIDEWRDVLDFFKECAGDRKKKMVLLLDLAYIDYVRSPDEARAFMKLFGGLPENILVTMAFSMSKSFLLYGMRCGAFIGISSSPEVAEEFYQINTYSCRGVWSNGTRGAQKLLADVMKNPALKESIDQERKTYSELLLKRAGIFVEEAREVGLPILPYHGGFFISVPVENSKAIAEKLMAENIFFVPLKKGLRIAVCGLPVYKIPGLAAKTKAALK